In Caldicellulosiruptor obsidiansis OB47, a single window of DNA contains:
- the sleB gene encoding spore cortex-lytic enzyme, producing MRFVKLFITLLFLSLSIYTIANYDHLKFKYTLSPIILSYYGSTGPEVIEIQRRLKQWGYYDGPIDGIYGYKTYMAVRYFQAKNGLKVDGIAGSETLRALGIVTTTRSSYSSDLNLLAHLISAEARGEPYVGQVAVGAVVLNRVRHPSFPNSIAGVIYQPGAFESVANGQINLSPTVSAINAARDALNGWDPTGGALYFFNPAKTTNKWIWSRPIVAVIGNHVFAR from the coding sequence ATGAGATTTGTAAAATTATTTATAACACTGCTGTTTTTAAGTTTAAGCATATATACCATAGCAAACTACGACCATCTAAAATTCAAGTATACTCTCTCTCCCATTATTCTTTCATACTATGGCTCTACTGGACCAGAGGTTATTGAAATCCAGCGAAGACTCAAACAGTGGGGATATTACGATGGGCCAATTGACGGTATTTATGGATATAAAACATATATGGCGGTAAGATACTTCCAGGCTAAAAATGGCCTTAAAGTAGATGGAATTGCAGGAAGCGAAACTCTCAGAGCACTTGGAATTGTAACAACAACACGTTCATCTTACAGTTCAGACCTTAATCTTCTTGCCCACCTAATTAGTGCAGAAGCGCGGGGAGAACCTTATGTTGGACAAGTTGCAGTAGGAGCAGTGGTGCTAAATAGGGTAAGACATCCAAGTTTTCCAAACTCAATAGCAGGTGTAATTTATCAACCAGGAGCTTTTGAATCTGTAGCAAACGGTCAGATAAATCTTTCACCAACAGTATCAGCAATAAATGCTGCAAGAGATGCACTCAACGGATGGGATCCTACTGGCGGCGCTCTCTACTTTTTCAATCCAGCAAAAACCACAAACAAATGGATTTGGAGTAGACCAATTGTTGCCGTTATAGGCAATCATGTGTTTGCAAGGTAA